Proteins from a single region of Procambarus clarkii isolate CNS0578487 chromosome 32, FALCON_Pclarkii_2.0, whole genome shotgun sequence:
- the Elp1 gene encoding LOW QUALITY PROTEIN: putative elongator complex protein 1 (The sequence of the model RefSeq protein was modified relative to this genomic sequence to represent the inferred CDS: deleted 1 base in 1 codon), whose protein sequence is MQNLMLNDHTSREICASSLGLLCVDDITGSIYHVNTEGIQLLTTGDAGDASFSGVVWGDHEIHPGNIVKADVITANSAICAVTQEGDVITVNKDTQEVEVVGTVSAGLEAACWSPDQELLILVTGEANVVVMTADFDPIVEFSLNQDDFGQSKFINVGWGKKETQFHGTEGKQAAKVVTQTVNNITASEWDDHKPRISWRGDGQLFVVSYIARGTQSRRLRIINREGILQYTSEDLNGLEQALSWKPAGSLIASSQRLANKHEVVFFEKNGLKHGEFNLPFKPNEMLVNEVAWNQDSSVLLVWLKPKTVTETVDGQITKDIVQLWTTGNYHWYLKQELRFTEGIIYLCWDNVSPLLLHLLTHTRLHSYSWVTVNHISRGIGPLDLALVAVIDGTNLLLTPFRQSVVPPPMSAYRVTFTEQINAVMFAPSIVKTCEASPDNSQCVEDSGFLEAFDPPGCNSNNLCVLHGSETLTFLTQAHANDILDDHGCNVKITGAGGNGFTVKVKVHRVIAQLKIEWDHEEIPKSAEISQLCNWVWVAKNTILACCKNEDNCLVFIIDLHSIGSEAGRVSVKALIPVEESVISIAPSPDGVIAVLQLISGALLVLNLQTQVIEPYTENGEEVKFPSVCQQVSLCPVDDGSEIIPLGLTSRNRLYWGNNQLLANCTSYHIHVDHLLITTTNHLLQIVPLMKNALSKLVTGSAEVGGVVGSRRVERGSRIVTAVPQDTRVVMQMPRGNLEVVSPRPLAVHTLKFLLNEHKYHKVMDIIRIQRIDLNLIYDHDPADFLAHVTHFVQNVDNPHWIDLFIASLSEIDVTQTMYSFNYSSGQNKGCKSQKLGSKIDVVCKAVREAMIAVDEDKFLLPILTTYIKMTPSQMDVALKKIQEMREEKDKKFKVSADEGLRHLLYIADVNELYNVALGTYDFDLVMMVAEKSQKDPKEYLPFLNDLKQLEENYRRFKINVHLRRFQKALECLRDTDDHKEECLNLIVSEHLYKEAVQIFPSSSDMNKAVCERYGMYLMSKQYYNEAAVMYTRAGKLDEALHAYQQAGNWKMVLVVGAQLKFNKEEMNVLCYSLVEALKNWNKHVDAAWIYEEYLKNEEEALDCLVKGNQWEDALRVAYKYNRPDLVDTNIKPGALEQWVYYLADIERLDSTFKQYCSRLAVVRENKERQHLDFLEGNVEGQLDSDLYSDTSTVTGITYSRSLATGSRAGTSASGKTYRSTKNKKKLERKKFSTKEGSTHEDLGLVTALHALCVTADSMATSVTALCTTLITFGFDEKAIHLQTSLSKLLTEIDRKKTEIWPIASPIDEEQLEFGPQLTTEGVVNRIRGGGGGGGDTTFVVQRMRDLDPYLRHAPQVTRPSSWSLHMLRHNR, encoded by the exons ggtgatgctggtgatgcatCATTCAGTGGTGTTGTATGGGGGGATCATGAGATCCATCCAGGGAACATTGTCAAAGCTGATGTTATCACAGCCAACAGTGCAATCTGTGCAGTTACCCAGGAAGGAGATGTCATCACCGTCAATAAAGACACCCAGGAG GTTGAAGTTGTGGGTACTGTCTCTGCTGGCCTGGAGGCTGCTTGCTGGAGCCCTGACCAAGAACTTCTTATCTTAGTGACTGGAGAAGCTAATGTAGTAGTAATGACAGCAGATTTTGATCCAATTGTTGAATTTTCCCTCAATCAGGACGACTTTGGACAAAGTAAATTCATTAATGTTGGTTGGGGAAAAAAGGAGACACAGTTTCATGGTACAGAGGGTAAACAGGCAGCTAAAGTTGTGACACAGACAGTTAATAATATAACAGCTTCTGAATGGGACGATCACAAACCAAGGATCAGTTGGCGTGGCGACGGCCAGCTCTTTGTTGTAAGCTATATTGCACGGGGCACACAGAGTCGGCGTCTTCGAATAATTAATCGCGAGGGAATCTTACAGTACACTAGTGAAGATTTAAACGGGTTAGAACAAGCTCTTTCCTGGAAACCTGCAGGAAGTTTGATCGCCTCCTCTCAGAGACTCGCCAATAAACATGAGGTAGTATTTTTTGAAAAGAATGGCCTTAAGCATGGAGAATTTAATTTGCCTTTTAAGCCCAATGAGATGCTTGTAAATGAAGTTGCTTGGAATCAAGATTCTAGTGTTCTTTTGGTTTGGCTTAAGCCAAAGACTGTAACTGAGACTGTAGATGGTCAGATAACAAAGGATATAGTCCAGTTGTGGACAACTGGAAACTACCACTGGTATTTAAAGCAGGAGCTAAGGTTTACAGAAGGCATCATTTATTTATGCTGGGATAATGTGAGCCCACTTTTGTTACATTTACTTACTCACACTCGTCTCCATTCTTACAGTTGGGTTACAGTGAACCACATTTCTCGTGGAATTGGTCCTCTTGATCTTGCTCTAGTTGCAGTGATTGATGGCACAAATTTACTTTTGACACCTTTCAGACAGTCGGTTGTGCCACCTCCAATGTCAGCATACAGAGTCACATTCACAGAGCAGATAAATGCTGTAATGTTCGCTCCATCCATAGTCAAAACCTGTGAAGCTTCACCAGATAATTCTCAGTGTGTGGAAGACTCAGGATTTCTTGAGGCCTTTGATCCTCCTGGTTGCAACAGCAACAATCTTTGTGTTTTGCACGGATCTGAAACTTTGACATTCTTGACCCAAGCACACGCAAATGACATCTTGGATGATCATGGCTGTAATGTAAAGATCACTGGAGCGGGAGGAAATGGCTTCACTGTTAAGGTCAAGGTACATCGAGTGATTGCTCAGCTTAAAATAGAATGGGACCATGAAGAAATTCCAAAGTCGGCAGAAATTTCTCAGTTGTGCAATTGGGTTTGGGTAGCAAAGAACACAATTTTAGCATGCTGCAAGAATGAAGACAATTGTTTGGTTTTTATAATTGATCTTCATTCCATAGGATCCGAGGCAGGACGAGTATCAGTAAAGGCTTTAATACCTGTAGAAGAATCAGTAATTAGTATAGCGCCTTCTCCTGATGGTGTAATTGCTGTCCTCCAGCTTATATCTGGAGCACTACTTGTACTAAATCTTCAGACGCAGGTGATTGAGCCGTACACTGAAAATGGAGAAGAAGTAAAGTTCCCTAGTGTATGCCAGCAAGTTAGTCTTTGCCCAGTTGATGATGGATCTGAAATCATTCCTCTGGGGTTGACTTCCAGGAATCGTTTGTATTGGGGAAATAATCAGCTCCTTGCAAATTGTACATCTTACCACATTCATGTTGATCACTTACTAATAACTACAACTAACCATCTGCTTCAAATAGTGCCACTCATGAAAAATGCCCTTAGTAAACTAGTTACTGGAAGTGCTGAGGTTGGTGGGGTTGTTGGGTCACGGAGAGTAGAAAGAGGTTCTCGTATTGTCACAGCTGTGCCTCAAGACACACGAGTAGTAATGCAGATGCCTCGTGGCAATCTTGAAGTAGTTAGTCCCCGACCCCTAGCAGTTCACACTTTGAAGTTTCTCTTGAATGAGCACAAGTATCATAAAGTAATGGATATTATTAGAATTCAGCGGATAGACTTGAATCTCATTTACGACCAC GACCCAGCAGATTTTCTTGCTCATGTTACTCACTTTGTTCAAAATGTTGATAACCCGCATTGGATAGACCTGTTTATAGCTAGTCTGAGTGAGATTGATGTTACACAAACCATGTACTCATTCAACTACAGTAGTGGGCAGAATAAAGGTTGCAAAAGTCAAAAGTTGGGAAGCAAGATTGATGTTGTCTGTAAAGCTGTTAGAGAGGCAATGATTGCTGTTGATGAGGACAAGTTCCTTTTACCAATTTTGACTACTTATATTAAAATGACTCCCAGCCAGATGGATGTTGCTTTAAAGAAGATTCAAGAAATGAGGGAAGAAAAAGATAAAAAGTTTAAAGTCTCTGCCGATGAAGGATTGAGACATTTACTCTATATTGCTGATGTCAATGAGTTGTACAATGTTGCACTTGGAACATATGACTTCGATCTTGTTATGATGGTTGCAGAGAAGTCCCAAAAAGATCCAAAAGAGTATCTTCCCTTCCTGAATGACCTTAAACAACTTGAAGAAAATTATCGAAGATTTAAGATCAATGTCCACCTAAGACGGTTTCAGAAGGCCTTAGAGTGTTTGAGGGACACAGATGATCATAAAGAAGAATGTCTTAACCTGATTGTGTCAGAACATTTATACAAGGAAGCTGTACAAATATTTCCTTCATCTTCAGACATGAACAAAGCTGTTTGTGAAAGATACGGAATGTATCTCATGTCAAAACAATACTACAACGAAGCGGCAGTCATGTACACACGTGCCGGTAAGCTTGACGAGGCTCTGCATGCCTATCAGCAGGCTGGCAACTGGAAAATGGTACTTGTTGTTGGGGCACAACTGAAGTTTAATAAGGAGGAGATGAATGTTCTCTGTTACTCGCTTGTAGAAGCTCTTAAGAACTGGAATAAACATGTAGATGCTGCCTGGATTTATGAGGAATACCTGAAAAATGAAGAGGAGGCATTGGATTGCTTAGTAAAAGGCAATCAGTGGGAAGATGCACTGAGGGTGGCATACAAATATAACCGCCCAGACCTTGTGGACACAAATATCAAGCCAGGTGCTCTAGAACAGTGGGTTTATTATTTGGCAGATATAGAGAGGCTTGACAGTACATTTAAGCAGTACTGCTCTAGACTGGCTGTGGTGCGAGAGAATAAGGAAAGGCAGCATCTTGATTTTTTGGAAGGAAATGTTGAGGGTCAACTTGATTCTGACCTCTATTCAGACACGAGCACAGTGACAGGAATTACCTATTCTAGGAGTCTCGCCACTGGCTCCCGTGCCGGCACCTCTGCCTCTGGAAAAACATATCGCTCCACTAAAAACAAGAAGAAGTTAGAGAGGAAAAAATTTAGCACAAAAGAGGGTAGTACACATGAAGATCTGGGCTTGGTCACTGCCCTGCATGCATTGTGTGTTACAGCAGATAGTATGGCTACATCAGTCACCGCTCTGTGCACCACCTTGATCACCTTCGGCTTCGATGAAAAAGCCATTCACCTTCAGACAAGTTTATCGAAACTTCTGACAGAAATAGATAGGAAGAAAACCGAGATCTGGCCGATAGCTTCACCAATAGATGAGGAGCAGCTTGAGTTTGGACCGCAGTTGACAACTGAAGGAGTAGTCAATCGaatcaggggtggtggtggtggtggtggggacacaACCTTTGTGGTTCAGCGTATGAGAGATCTGGATCCTTATCTTAGACATGCTCCACAAGTGACCAGACCATCCAGTTGGAGTTTGCACATGCTGAGGCATAATAGATAG